The Vicia villosa cultivar HV-30 ecotype Madison, WI linkage group LG1, Vvil1.0, whole genome shotgun sequence genome includes a region encoding these proteins:
- the LOC131613712 gene encoding trihelix transcription factor ASR3-like yields MSDPSTSTTPLQHPSIHPDQQHNLHLIHNITTTTTTAHQQQPPPHPPSSTREYRKGNWTIQETLILITAKKLDDERRLKNPSTSTTPSSSSQDPNRPTNTACLTGIASPSSSSTSRNSGELRWKWVENYCWSHGCLRSQNQCNDKWDNLLRDYKKVRDYESKSESSPKDHFPSYWILNKQQRKEQNLPSNMVFEIYQAISEVLQRKQTQRIITTPQQQQQQGLVTLVSSSSLPALPLQIQPQLLPPPPPQPQPLPPPLPLQQPPPPPHAPASSTTPAVSERTESSDSEKSEEDEDDDGGGSESKRRKVKNLGSSIMRSASVLARALRRCEEKKDRRHRELIEIEQKRIQMEEARNEVHRQGIATIVAAVSNLSGAIHSFINSEHHGRR; encoded by the exons ATGTCTGATCCTTCAACTTCCACCACCCCATTACAACATCCATCAATCCACCCCGACCAACAACACAACCTACACCTCATCCACAacatcaccaccaccaccaccaccgcacatcaacaacaaccaccaccacatCCACCTTCCTCCACCAGAGAATACCGCAAAGGCAACTGGACCATCCAAGAAACACTCATCCTCATCACAGCCAAGAAACTAGACGATGAACGCAGACTAAAAAACCCTTCAACTTCCACAACCCCATCATCATCCTCACAAGACCCCAACAGACCAACCAACACTGCATGTCTCACCGGCATTGCAAGTCCTAGCAGCAGCTCAACCAGCAGGAACAGCGGCGAACTGAGATGGAAATGGGTTGAGAACTATTGCTGGAGTCATGGCTGTTTGAGAAGCCAGAATCAATGTAATGATAAATGGGATAACTTGCTTCGTGATTACAAAAAAGTTCGTGATTATGAGTCCAAATCAGAATCATCACCCAAAGATCATTTTCCTTCTTATTGGATTCTCAATAAACAACAACGCAAAGAACAGAATCTTCCTTCTAATATGGTCTTTGAAATTTATCAAGCTATAtctgaagttcttcaaagaaaacaaacacaaagaaTAATCACCaccccacaacaacaacaacaacaaggtttagTTACATTAGTGTCTTCTTCTTCATTACCAGCACTACCACTGCAAATTCAACCACAGCTTCTTCCTCCACCACCACCACAACCACAACCACTTCCTCCTCCACTTCCACTACAACAACCACCTCCACCACCGCATGCTCCGGCAAGCTCCACTACTCCAGCAGTTTCAG AGAGAACAGAATCATCAGATTCAGAGAAGAgcgaggaagatgaagatgacgACGGTGGTGGCTCGGAATCGAAACGTCGGAAAGTAAAGAACCTTGGTTCAAGCATAATGCGAAGTGCATCAGTGTTAGCACGAGCTCTGAGAAGATGCGAGGAGAAGAAGGACAGAAGACACCGTGAATTGATTGAGATTGAACAAAAACGGATTCAAATGGAGGAAGCACGGAACGAGGTTCACCGGCAAGGTATCGCCACCATTGTCGCCGCCGTTAGTAACCTTTCCGGCGCCATTCACTCATTCATTAACTCCGAGCACCATGGTCGAAGATAA